The Nitrosospira multiformis ATCC 25196 region CCGCGAATCAGGATTCCTTTACAGCAGGTTTGCTGGATTTTCCCCACTACACCCGGCCGGAGGTCTATCGGGGAAGCGTAGTGCCCGAGGTCCTGTTGTCCGGAAATCACGCCAGGATTGAACGCTGGCGGTTACAGCAGTCCCTTGGGAGAACATGGTTGCGGCGGCCCGACCTGCTGGCATTGAAAATGGAGAAAGGCCTCACCGCGGAAGAGCGGAAATTGCTGGAAGAATTCCAGCATGCATACGAAGCGAATTGAGCGCCAACTTGAAAGTTACTGAAACGCAAGGAATATAAGGCAAGGAGTCACGAAATGAATCTGATCGAGCAACTTGAAAGCGAAGAAATCAGCCGCCTGGGCAAGACAATTCCCGATTTTGCCCCTGGAGATACGGTTGTCGTCAACGTCAAGGTGGTGGAAGGAGACCGAAAACGTATTCAGGCGTACGAGGGTACCGTCATTGCCAAGCGTAACCGTGGTCTCAATTCTGCCTTTACCGTGCGCAAGGTATCCAGCGGTGAGGGAGTGGAAAGGACTTTTCAGACCTATTCTCCCCTGATTGCGAGCATAGAGATCAAACGCCGGGGGGCAGTGCGTCGCGCCAAGCTTTATTATCTGCGCGATCGGTCCGGCAAATCTGCCCGCATTCGCGAAAAACTGCCCGCTCGCGCTTCAGCCAGGAAGGCTGAAAACGGAACGCAAAAGACCGAGCAGGCCTAAATATTAAGCCGGCATTAAGCCGGCTTCAAGCTTTAAGGAGCCGCTGAGCAGATCTCCAACGGTTCCTTTCTCCATAGGCATTCGTGGAGGGAGTTGTGCGCGGTTACTCTCGTTCATGCTCTTGAGTACGCTATGCACGTTCGTCACTCGTGCGCCTCGTCATTCAGGATGATCCTGAGTCCGGCAAAGGCAGCGAAGGTAAGAGACAGAAGAGACTGCCAAGGCAGGATAAGCCTGAGTGCTGCGATCAGCGAATTTCGGTCATCAAATTCAGACTATGTATAATGGGGTTAAGGTTTTCAGCCCTAACCCCCAGTTCCACTTTTCTTCTGCCAGCACTTAATTCTGCTTCGGCTGCGGCTTGTTTTCGATTTCCTTGTGCCAGATATCATAAACCTCATCGGGCCAGAGTGATTTGATCCAGACGATCACGTCCCCGATCTGCTGGTTTGTCAGTTTTCCCTTCCAGGCTGGCATGGCCCCATCCACGCTGCCATCCTGAATCATTTTTTCCAACGTTTCGGTTGAGTGATGCCAGGCGTGAGCGCTGCCATCCAATGGTGGCGGAGGATACCGCCCGTCCGGTCCCGGAGTACGCCAACCTGGCGTAGCTTCACCGTTAGGTCCGTGACAACTTGCACAATTCTTTCGATAAATCTCTTCGCCGCGCTTGATTCTTTCCGGCGCCAGCTTGCGTGCGGCGAGGTTTTTAGGCGGCTCCACCTTAGCAGCGGCAGGTGGGGTTGGTTCAGCCGGAACCGTACCGGCCTCCGCAGCAGGTGGGGCGGAAGATTCAGGCGGCGTCTCGGGTGACGCAGTCTCCGTGCCGGAAGGCGTGGTTGCGGATGACGGGGCGAGCTGCTTCGGCTCCCCGCATCCCGCGAGCAGTCCCATCGTGATGCTTGCCAGGAGCAATAACCGCATATTCATGATTGTCCGGCTCTCCTGCCTGTCACTCTTGCGGTTATCGCCACGGCTACTGCCCGGAATGCCGGGACCCGCGAGCTTCTTATCGCATATCTCGCTATCGCTTGATGATCTGAGGCCCCTCATTTGAGTCTCATCACAGATGTTTTGGGATCAGAGGGAAGATGACGGCTGTAAATCGACGTCTCCCCCTGTTTGTTAATCAGAAGTACATCGTACGGATCATTACGCTCGCCTTCCATTCCAGGGGAACCGTGCGGCATGCCGGGAGCAGTCAGGCCGAGGGCGCGCGGACGCTCCCTCAGAAGTCGTTTGACATCTTGTGCAGGTACGTGTCCTTCAATTGCATAGCCATCGACCAACGCAGTGTGACATGAACCGAGGGCAGGGGCGATGCCCGCCTGCTCACGGGCTTCCTTGTTGCCTACATCATGCGTGTTCACGGTAAATCCGTTGGCACGCATATGATCGACCCACTTTGCGCAGCACTTGCAGGTGGAACTTTTATAAACGTCAACCGTTGCGGAGGCATGAGCGCCGCCCGCAAAGGCAGCAAACATGATTCCAGCCAATACTGCATGTCTCGATATTTTCATTTCGCTCCTACTGTGATTGTGCCTTTCATGCCTGGGAAATTCATACCTTTGAAGTGGCCGGGCAGCGGGCAGGCAAAATTTACTGTGCCTGCTTCCGTAAAATGCCACACCAGCTCCCCGGTCTGCCCCGGCTCGACCGAGACCATATCCGGCTGATCCGGGTGCGCATGGTCAGGGTGTTTTTTTAGCATTTTACCATGCTTGTCAATTTCTTCCGCAGTGCCGATCATCATCTCGTGCTTTTTCTTGCCTAGGTTCGTGATCAGAAATTTTATGGTTTCACCTTGTTTCACCTTGATCGCGTCAGGTTTGAAGCGGTTATCCACCGCAGTTATTTCAACCGTCCGGGAAACCTGGCTGGAGTCGCCCGGCTTCCCCAGGGCTTCCGTGTCCTCCTGAGCAAGGGTGTCGATCGAAACCAG contains the following coding sequences:
- the rplS gene encoding 50S ribosomal protein L19; translation: MNLIEQLESEEISRLGKTIPDFAPGDTVVVNVKVVEGDRKRIQAYEGTVIAKRNRGLNSAFTVRKVSSGEGVERTFQTYSPLIASIEIKRRGAVRRAKLYYLRDRSGKSARIREKLPARASARKAENGTQKTEQA
- a CDS encoding c-type cytochrome; its protein translation is MRGLRSSSDSEICDKKLAGPGIPGSSRGDNRKSDRQESRTIMNMRLLLLASITMGLLAGCGEPKQLAPSSATTPSGTETASPETPPESSAPPAAEAGTVPAEPTPPAAAKVEPPKNLAARKLAPERIKRGEEIYRKNCASCHGPNGEATPGWRTPGPDGRYPPPPLDGSAHAWHHSTETLEKMIQDGSVDGAMPAWKGKLTNQQIGDVIVWIKSLWPDEVYDIWHKEIENKPQPKQN
- a CDS encoding DUF411 domain-containing protein, encoding MKISRHAVLAGIMFAAFAGGAHASATVDVYKSSTCKCCAKWVDHMRANGFTVNTHDVGNKEAREQAGIAPALGSCHTALVDGYAIEGHVPAQDVKRLLRERPRALGLTAPGMPHGSPGMEGERNDPYDVLLINKQGETSIYSRHLPSDPKTSVMRLK
- a CDS encoding cupredoxin domain-containing protein; amino-acid sequence: MKKFLIASALSLGLVSIDTLAQEDTEALGKPGDSSQVSRTVEITAVDNRFKPDAIKVKQGETIKFLITNLGKKKHEMMIGTAEEIDKHGKMLKKHPDHAHPDQPDMVSVEPGQTGELVWHFTEAGTVNFACPLPGHFKGMNFPGMKGTITVGAK